The following proteins are encoded in a genomic region of Streptococcus gwangjuense:
- a CDS encoding rhodanese-related sulfurtransferase, whose protein sequence is MAKDIRVLLYYLYTPIENAEQFAADHLAFCKSIGLKGRILVADEGINGTVSGDYETTQKYMDYVHSLPGMEDLWFKIDEESEQAFKKMFVRYKKEIVHLGLEDNDFDNDINPLETTGAYLSPKEFKEALLDEDTVVLDTRNDYEYDLGHFRGAIRPDIRNFRELPQWVRDNKEKFMDKRVVVYCTGGVRCEKFSGWMVREGYKDVGQLHGGIATYGKDPEVQGELWDGKMYVFDERIAVDVNHVNPTIVGKDWFDGTPCERYVNCGNPFCNRRILTSEENEDKYLRGCSHECRVHPRNRYVSENELTQAEVVERLAAIGESLDQAATV, encoded by the coding sequence ATGGCAAAAGATATTCGTGTCTTACTTTACTACCTTTATACTCCAATTGAAAATGCAGAGCAATTTGCTGCAGACCACTTGGCTTTCTGTAAATCAATAGGCCTTAAAGGCCGTATCCTAGTCGCTGACGAAGGAATTAACGGAACCGTTTCAGGTGATTACGAAACAACTCAAAAATACATGGACTACGTTCACAGCCTCCCAGGCATGGAAGACCTCTGGTTCAAGATTGACGAAGAAAGTGAACAAGCCTTCAAGAAGATGTTTGTTCGCTACAAGAAAGAAATTGTCCACCTTGGTTTGGAAGACAACGACTTTGACAATGACATCAACCCACTTGAAACAACAGGTGCTTACCTGTCTCCAAAAGAGTTCAAAGAAGCTCTTCTTGACGAAGATACAGTTGTCCTTGACACTCGTAACGATTACGAGTACGATCTAGGACATTTCCGTGGGGCTATCCGTCCAGATATCCGCAACTTCCGTGAGTTGCCACAGTGGGTTCGTGATAACAAAGAAAAATTCATGGATAAGCGCGTCGTGGTTTACTGTACAGGTGGAGTTCGCTGTGAGAAATTCTCAGGCTGGATGGTCCGTGAAGGCTACAAAGATGTCGGCCAATTGCACGGAGGAATCGCAACCTACGGTAAAGACCCAGAAGTCCAAGGTGAGCTTTGGGATGGGAAAATGTACGTCTTTGACGAGCGTATTGCCGTAGATGTTAATCATGTCAACCCAACTATCGTAGGGAAAGACTGGTTTGATGGAACACCATGTGAACGTTATGTCAACTGTGGAAATCCATTCTGTAACCGTCGTATCTTGACATCAGAAGAAAATGAAGACAAGTACCTTCGTGGATGCTCACACGAGTGCCGTGTTCACCCACGTAACCGCTATGTTTCAGAAAATGAATTGACACAAGCTGAAGTTGTCGAGCGCCTAGCCGCTATCGGTGAAAGCTTGGATCAAGCAGCTACTGTATAA
- a CDS encoding DUF4299 family protein translates to MTKTFFIPNKQSILGEQEILTAKSVLALVDGLESHSYDAVYLRQPLNRLEYIECAIVGQSQFLFKVSYADGQKAYRVDLPDLLTKTDWQIIKAFLDALLAYTGTEIEGLDGFDFEAYFQASIQAHLTDTAARFTICQGIFNPVFFSHEDLKSFLEEDGLAQFEARVRAVQETDAYFAKVSFYQDGEGQVHGVYHLAQGVKTVFPREPFVPAAYIEQLVDKEVQWEIDFVQITGDGSKPEDYEATARLNYAKFLESLPSASYHQLDANQLEVQPILDKDFKVLAQEK, encoded by the coding sequence ATGACGAAAACATTTTTTATTCCAAATAAACAGAGCATTTTAGGAGAACAGGAAATTTTGACTGCCAAGTCCGTCTTGGCCTTGGTAGATGGTTTGGAGTCACATAGCTATGATGCTGTCTATCTCCGTCAGCCTCTTAATCGTCTCGAGTATATCGAGTGTGCGATAGTGGGGCAATCACAATTCCTCTTTAAGGTCAGTTATGCTGATGGTCAAAAGGCTTACCGTGTCGATCTTCCTGACCTACTCACGAAGACAGACTGGCAGATTATCAAAGCATTTTTAGATGCTCTGCTTGCTTATACAGGAACTGAGATTGAAGGACTAGATGGTTTTGATTTTGAAGCTTATTTCCAAGCAAGTATTCAAGCCCATCTGACAGACACTGCAGCCCGTTTTACGATTTGCCAAGGAATTTTTAATCCTGTTTTCTTTAGTCATGAGGACTTGAAAAGCTTTTTAGAAGAAGATGGCTTGGCACAGTTTGAAGCGCGTGTGCGTGCGGTTCAAGAGACAGATGCCTACTTTGCAAAAGTTTCCTTCTATCAGGATGGAGAAGGCCAAGTGCACGGTGTTTACCATCTGGCTCAAGGGGTCAAGACCGTTTTTCCGAGAGAACCATTTGTACCTGCAGCCTATATTGAGCAATTGGTGGATAAGGAAGTCCAGTGGGAAATTGACTTTGTTCAAATCACAGGAGATGGCTCTAAACCAGAAGACTATGAAGCCACTGCCCGCTTGAACTATGCAAAATTCCTAGAGTCACTACCATCAGCATCTTACCACCAACTAGACGCCAATCAATTAGAAGTGCAACCCATCTTAGACAAAGATTTTAAAGTATTAGCACAAGAAAAGTAA
- a CDS encoding DUF4097 family beta strand repeat-containing protein: MRKFTKGFLIFGVVTTIIGFILLFIGIQSDGIKSLLAMSKEPVYDSRMEELTYGKEVENLDITLHQHALTITDSLDDQIHISYHPSISANQDLVTNQNDKTLSLIDKKLSETPFLSSGIGGILHIASSYSSRFNEVILQVPKGRSLKGINISANRGQTSITNASLENATINTNNSYLLRIEGSRIKNSKLTTPNIINIFDTDLTDSQLESTEHHFHAENIQVHGKVELTSKDHLSITLTQKESQRINWDISSNYGSILQATREKPGSKYTELSNPYKTEKAGVKDQLIARADNDIILVSTPIRR, from the coding sequence ATGCGTAAGTTTACAAAAGGATTTCTCATTTTTGGTGTGGTGACTACCATTATCGGCTTTATCCTACTCTTTATAGGTATTCAATCTGACGGGATTAAGAGCCTACTTGCCATGTCCAAGGAGCCGGTCTATGATAGTCGGATGGAAGAGCTAACCTATGGCAAGGAAGTCGAAAACCTAGATATTACGCTCCACCAACACGCGCTCACCATCACCGACTCTTTGGATGATCAAATCCATATTTCTTATCATCCATCTATTTCTGCTAACCAAGATCTTGTCACAAATCAAAACGACAAAACTCTAAGCCTCATTGATAAGAAACTGTCTGAAACTCCATTTCTCTCTTCTGGAATTGGCGGGATTCTCCATATCGCAAGTAGCTACTCTAGTCGTTTTAATGAAGTTATTCTCCAAGTTCCAAAGGGAAGAAGTCTAAAAGGGATCAACATCTCAGCAAATCGCGGTCAAACCAGTATCACTAATGCTAGTCTTGAAAATGCGACCATCAATACCAATAATAGCTATCTCCTCCGAATTGAAGGAAGTCGTATCAAAAACAGTAAACTCACAACACCAAATATTATCAATATCTTTGATACAGACCTTACAGATAGTCAGCTAGAGTCAACAGAACATCACTTCCACGCTGAAAATATCCAAGTTCACGGCAAGGTGGAATTAACTTCTAAAGACCATCTCTCAATCACTCTGACGCAAAAAGAAAGCCAACGAATTAATTGGGACATCTCAAGTAACTATGGTTCTATCTTACAAGCTACAAGAGAAAAACCTGGATCAAAATACACAGAATTAAGTAACCCTTACAAAACTGAAAAAGCTGGTGTCAAGGATCAACTCATTGCTAGAGCTGATAATGATATCATTCTAGTATCCACACCAATCAGACGTTGA
- a CDS encoding CynX/NimT family MFS transporter yields MKKQSLFFVPGIILIGVSLRTPFTVLPIILGDISQGLGVEVSSLGVLTSLPLLMFTLFSLFSTRLAQKIGLEHLFTYSLFFLTIGSLIRLINLPLLYLGTLMVGASIAVINVLLPSLIQANQPKKIGFLTTLYVTSMGIATALASYLAVPITQASSWKGLIILLTLLCLATFLVWLPNHRYNHKLAPQTKQKSKAKVMRNKQVWAVIVFAGFQSLLFYTAMTWLPTMAIHAGLSSHEAGLLTSIFSLISIPFSMTIPSLTTSLSTRNRQLMLTLVSLAGVFGISMLFFPVGNFFYWLAIHLLIGTATSALFPYLMVNFSLKTSAPEKTAQLSGLSQTGGYILAAFGPTLFGYSFDLFHSWVPAVAALLLVDLLMTAALFTVDRADKIL; encoded by the coding sequence ATGAAAAAGCAGTCACTCTTTTTTGTTCCAGGTATTATCCTGATTGGTGTTTCCTTGCGGACTCCTTTTACTGTTTTACCCATTATATTGGGAGATATTTCGCAAGGGCTGGGAGTAGAAGTTAGTTCGCTTGGTGTCTTGACCAGCCTTCCCCTCCTCATGTTTACTCTCTTCTCGCTCTTTTCTACCCGATTGGCTCAGAAAATTGGCTTGGAGCATCTCTTCACCTATAGCCTCTTCTTCTTGACCATTGGATCACTTATTCGACTAATCAATCTACCCCTGCTCTATCTAGGAACCTTGATGGTTGGGGCAAGTATCGCAGTCATCAATGTTCTGCTTCCTAGTCTCATCCAAGCCAATCAACCAAAGAAGATTGGTTTTCTGACCACCTTATATGTAACCTCTATGGGGATTGCGACGGCTCTGGCCTCCTATCTGGCTGTGCCTATTACACAAGCCAGTTCTTGGAAAGGACTTATCATCCTCCTCACCCTGCTCTGTCTAGCAACTTTTTTAGTATGGCTCCCAAATCACCGCTACAATCACAAACTGGCTCCGCAAACCAAACAAAAAAGCAAAGCAAAGGTCATGCGTAATAAACAGGTCTGGGCAGTTATTGTCTTTGCAGGTTTTCAATCCTTGCTCTTTTACACAGCTATGACCTGGCTACCTACCATGGCCATCCATGCAGGCCTATCCAGTCACGAAGCTGGCTTGCTGACTTCTATCTTCTCTCTGATTAGCATTCCTTTTTCAATGACCATCCCAAGCCTGACAACCAGCTTGTCTACTCGCAACCGTCAGCTCATGCTCACTCTGGTTTCACTAGCTGGTGTGTTCGGCATTTCCATGCTCTTTTTCCCAGTCGGTAATTTCTTTTACTGGCTTGCCATCCATCTCCTCATCGGAACCGCAACCAGCGCCCTCTTCCCTTATCTCATGGTCAACTTTTCACTCAAGACAAGCGCCCCTGAAAAGACAGCCCAATTGTCCGGCCTATCTCAAACAGGAGGCTATATCCTGGCAGCCTTTGGGCCAACCCTCTTTGGTTACAGTTTTGACCTTTTCCACTCTTGGGTGCCAGCTGTTGCTGCCCTCTTACTCGTCGATCTCCTGATGACTGCGGCCCTCTTTACAGTGGACAGAGCTGATAAAATCCTCTAA
- a CDS encoding glycosyltransferase family 2 protein, translated as MTQNVESLLVSIVISAYNEEKYLPGLIEDLKNQSYPKENIEILFINAMSTDGTTAIIQEFIKEDTEFNSIRLYNNPKKNQASGFNLGVKHSVGDLILKIDAHSKVTESFVMNNVAVIQQGESVCGGPRPTIVEGKGKWAETLHLVEENMFGSSIANYRKSSEDRYVSSIFHGMYKREVFQKVGLVNEQLGRTEDNDIHYRIREHGYKIRYSPSILSYQYIRPTFKKMLHQKYSNGLWIGLTSHVQPKCLSLFHYVPCLFVLSLVFSLALLPITFVFITLQLGAYFLLLSLLTLLTLLKHKNGFLIVMPFLLFSIHCAYGLGTIVGLIRGFKWKKEYKGTVIYLEK; from the coding sequence GTGACTCAAAATGTTGAAAGTCTTCTCGTATCCATTGTAATCAGTGCATACAATGAAGAAAAATATTTGCCTGGTCTAATTGAAGACTTAAAAAATCAAAGCTATCCTAAAGAAAATATTGAAATTCTATTTATAAATGCTATGTCCACGGATGGGACCACAGCTATCATTCAGGAATTTATAAAAGAAGATACAGAGTTTAACTCAATTAGATTGTATAACAATCCTAAGAAAAATCAAGCTAGTGGTTTTAACTTGGGCGTTAAACATTCTGTAGGAGACCTTATTTTAAAAATTGATGCCCATTCAAAAGTTACTGAAAGTTTTGTAATGAATAATGTGGCTGTTATTCAACAAGGTGAATCAGTCTGTGGGGGACCTAGACCGACGATTGTTGAAGGAAAGGGAAAATGGGCAGAGACCTTGCATCTTGTTGAGGAAAATATGTTTGGCAGTAGCATTGCCAATTATCGAAAGAGTTCCGAGGATAGATATGTTTCTTCTATTTTTCATGGGATGTATAAACGAGAGGTTTTCCAGAAGGTTGGTTTAGTAAATGAGCAACTTGGCCGAACTGAAGATAATGATATTCATTATAGAATTCGAGAACATGGTTATAAAATCCGCTATAGCCCAAGTATTCTATCTTATCAGTATATTCGACCAACATTCAAGAAAATGCTGCATCAAAAGTATTCAAATGGTTTGTGGATTGGCTTGACAAGTCATGTTCAGCCTAAGTGTTTATCATTATTTCACTATGTTCCTTGTTTATTTGTTTTGAGTCTTGTGTTTAGTCTAGCATTGTTACCGATCACATTCGTATTCATAACTTTACAATTAGGTGCCTATTTTCTACTTTTGTCATTACTCACTTTGCTGACTTTATTAAAACATAAAAATGGATTTCTAATTGTGATGCCCTTTCTTTTATTTTCCATTCACTGTGCTTATGGCCTTGGAACGATTGTAGGTTTGATTAGAGGATTTAAATGGAAGAAAGAGTACAAGGGAACAGTAATTTATTTGGAAAAATAA
- a CDS encoding DUF6574 domain-containing protein, producing the protein MKQEWFESNDFVKTTSKNKPEEQAQEVADKAEETIADLDTPIEKNTQVEEEVSQAKVELESQQEEKIETPENDEARTEIEEKKALDSTEEEQDLSKATEKVTIAEESQEALPQQKPTTKEPLLINQSLESPYIPDQAPKSTDRWKEQALDFWSWLVEALKSPTSKLETSSTHSYTAFLLLILFSASSFFFSIYHIKQAYYGHIATMHNHFPEQFASLNLFSIISILVATTLFFFSFLLGSFVVRRFIYQEKDWTLEKVLQQYSQLLAIPIFLTAIASFFAFFDSLRFTALLCVISIGIILLASLHIITRPSQSSETDSFYQLFLSVLVNGVIILLFFVAEVALIGDYLRILAFL; encoded by the coding sequence ATGAAACAAGAATGGTTTGAAAGTAATGATTTTGTAAAAACAACAAGCAAGAACAAACCTGAAGAGCAAGCTCAAGAGGTTGCAGATAAGGCTGAAGAAACGATAGCCGATCTCGATACACCAATTGAAAAAAATACTCAAGTAGAGGAGGAAGTCTCTCAAGCTAAAGTCGAACTTGAAAGCCAGCAAGAAGAGAAAATTGAAACGCCTGAAAACGATGAAGCGAGAACAGAAATAGAAGAAAAGAAAGCATTAGATTCTACTGAGGAAGAGCAAGACCTTTCTAAAGCAACAGAAAAAGTCACTATAGCTGAAGAGAGTCAAGAAGCACTTCCTCAGCAAAAACCAACCACGAAAGAGCCCCTTCTTATCAATCAATCCTTAGAAAGTCCCTATATCCCCGACCAAGCTCCAAAATCTACGGATAGATGGAAAGAGCAAGCGCTTGATTTTTGGTCTTGGCTAGTGGAGGCTCTCAAATCTCCTACAAGCAAGCTTGAAACAAGTAGCACACACAGTTACACAGCCTTTCTCTTGCTCATTCTGTTTTCTGCGTCTTCCTTTTTCTTTAGTATCTACCACATCAAACAAGCCTACTATGGACATATAGCAACTATGCATAATCACTTCCCTGAACAATTTGCTTCATTGAATCTCTTTTCGATTATCTCTATCCTAGTAGCAACAACACTCTTCTTCTTTTCATTCCTCTTGGGTAGTTTCGTCGTGAGACGATTTATCTATCAAGAAAAGGACTGGACGCTAGAAAAGGTTCTCCAACAATATAGTCAACTCTTGGCAATTCCAATCTTCCTCACTGCTATTGCTAGTTTCTTTGCCTTCTTTGATAGCCTACGATTTACAGCTCTCCTGTGTGTGATTAGCATTGGAATCATTCTGCTTGCCAGTCTCCATATCATTACAAGACCAAGTCAATCAAGTGAAACCGACTCCTTCTATCAATTATTCTTGTCTGTCCTTGTGAACGGAGTGATTATCCTCCTCTTCTTTGTAGCTGAAGTGGCACTGATTGGAGATTATCTTCGTATCTTAGCCTTTCTTTAA
- a CDS encoding bacteriocin immunity protein, translating to MTTLKWFAGGSERRCEAMTIINHLLEDIKDTPQLAPLKNQLVSYKRRLKDDGTSTPFILSQINIDISRVLIDNKLTLSESQAEQIKKLRELSAIRYGY from the coding sequence ATGACAACATTAAAATGGTTTGCTGGAGGAAGCGAAAGACGTTGTGAAGCCATGACGATCATAAATCATCTATTGGAAGATATAAAGGATACGCCTCAACTTGCTCCTTTGAAAAATCAGTTAGTGAGTTATAAAAGACGATTAAAGGACGATGGGACCTCTACTCCGTTTATTCTGAGCCAAATTAACATTGACATCTCACGTGTATTAATTGATAACAAGCTGACTTTGTCAGAAAGTCAAGCCGAGCAGATAAAGAAATTAAGAGAATTATCTGCGATTCGCTATGGTTACTGA
- a CDS encoding PadR family transcriptional regulator, with amino-acid sequence MYFPTSSALIEFLILAVLEQDDSYGYEISQTIKLIANIKESTLYPILKKLEGNSFLTTYSREFQGRMRKYYSLTNGGIEQLVTLKDEWALYTDTINGIIEGSIRHDKN; translated from the coding sequence ATGTACTTTCCAACATCCTCTGCCTTGATTGAATTTCTCATCTTGGCCGTACTGGAGCAGGATGATTCTTATGGTTATGAGATTAGCCAAACCATTAAGCTCATCGCTAATATCAAAGAATCTACACTCTATCCTATCCTAAAAAAATTGGAAGGCAATAGCTTTCTGACAACCTATTCTAGAGAGTTCCAAGGTCGCATGCGCAAATACTACTCCTTGACAAATGGTGGTATAGAACAGCTCGTGACCCTAAAAGATGAATGGGCACTCTATACAGACACCATCAATGGCATCATAGAAGGGAGTATCCGCCATGACAAGAACTGA
- a CDS encoding DUF1700 domain-containing protein: MTRTEYLTQLEVYLKKLPEADRIEAMDYFRELFDDAGVEGEEELIASLGTPKEAAHEVLSNLLDKKINEAPAQKNNRQILHIALLALLAAPIGIPLGIAILVSLFAILVAALTVILAFFAVSILGIIGGFLFLVESFTVLAQAKSAFILIFGAGLLAIGASSLVLLGISYVARFFGLLIVRLVQFVLKKGKRGDQHA, from the coding sequence ATGACAAGAACTGAATACCTGACTCAGCTAGAAGTCTATCTCAAGAAACTACCTGAAGCTGACCGCATCGAAGCCATGGACTATTTCAGAGAACTCTTTGACGATGCTGGAGTCGAAGGAGAAGAAGAACTCATCGCTAGCTTGGGAACTCCTAAGGAAGCAGCTCACGAAGTCCTCTCCAATCTTCTCGATAAAAAAATCAATGAGGCACCCGCTCAAAAGAATAACCGACAAATTTTGCATATCGCCTTGTTAGCTCTCCTTGCGGCACCCATCGGTATTCCTCTGGGAATCGCCATCCTCGTGTCCCTGTTCGCAATCCTTGTGGCAGCCTTGACTGTCATTCTAGCTTTCTTTGCGGTTTCCATACTTGGTATCATCGGTGGATTCCTATTTTTAGTTGAAAGTTTCACTGTCTTAGCCCAAGCTAAATCAGCCTTTATCTTGATTTTTGGTGCTGGTTTACTGGCTATCGGTGCTTCTTCACTAGTCTTACTAGGTATTTCCTATGTAGCTCGCTTCTTCGGTCTACTCATTGTTCGCCTGGTGCAATTTGTTCTCAAAAAAGGAAAGAGAGGTGACCAGCATGCGTAA